A window of Haliscomenobacter hydrossis DSM 1100 contains these coding sequences:
- a CDS encoding BlaI/MecI/CopY family transcriptional regulator: MSNEIFPQPSEGELDILQVLWKIEPATVRQVHELLSASKPVGYTTTLKQMQRMLEKNLLRREDREGGHHYRCTLPQQQARQNLVDKLAQQLFEGSGTQLAIQALGSGKVSTAELEELEKLLQALKKNQSHE, encoded by the coding sequence ATGTCCAATGAAATTTTTCCACAACCCTCTGAAGGGGAATTAGACATCCTGCAAGTGCTCTGGAAAATTGAGCCTGCCACGGTACGCCAGGTACATGAATTGCTGAGTGCTTCCAAACCGGTAGGTTACACCACCACCTTGAAACAAATGCAGCGCATGTTGGAAAAAAACCTGCTCAGACGCGAAGACCGGGAAGGTGGCCACCATTACCGCTGCACCCTACCGCAGCAGCAAGCCCGGCAAAACCTGGTAGACAAACTGGCCCAACAGCTTTTTGAAGGCTCAGGCACGCAATTGGCCATCCAGGCCCTGGGCTCGGGCAAAGTGAGCACCGCAGAATTGGAGGAATTGGAAAAACTCTTGCAAGCACTCAAAAAAAACCAGTCCCATGAGTAA
- a CDS encoding M56 family metallopeptidase — protein sequence MSNALIQALGWALLHSVWQIGLLGLFTLGLERLLRPHPAQLRHNLLLLMLGSMVLASALTLWGEWRYFASIQQFADTGNTPQTTAGVAFNDLEFREQSPNQTPVSLFLRSKMWLETHLSFLVWCWALGIAVFSLRLVWNYLALARLRRNSMPLQDVELDQLLQKVATAIGLRRPVSLRLSTQVQSPLTFGFFVPIVLLPLALVAQTPPALLEALLRHELIHIRRADFLINLGLAFLQILFFYHPLIWVITRRVQELREEACDAEVLASGCNNLLYAEALLQLQKLNHHQNIPLVMQAQNQSSHFAMRLRQIMLRPNPVNNRKYSLALSGSILLLMLLLVVALGAFTTPIRAKKIEPRPILNPTKEAPKKATRAEMTNTNEVNSPILAIENQAEETTSSEASSALIEPISVDSIPTVNGGDAVLSVAAERMNVLYMGIDNPISVALSGISSDKVRVSSNDVILRAVGKGKYIAKAEQLGRASIIVEAPNFRQTVEFRVKPIPDPVAFLDNPRIVNNGEISVSTYRTFKSLNTTLLEFELNAQCEITEFKFICQKANGSNNDLIVILNQGTMFNRRILDIVENVNKGDQIIFANIMVKCPGDDKARPIAGVTNKIVEDKR from the coding sequence ATGAGTAATGCACTCATCCAGGCCCTGGGTTGGGCCCTCCTGCATTCCGTCTGGCAAATCGGGCTACTCGGCCTTTTTACGCTCGGTCTGGAACGTCTTCTGCGTCCCCATCCTGCCCAATTGCGGCACAACCTCTTGCTGTTGATGCTCGGTAGTATGGTGTTAGCCAGCGCCCTGACCCTCTGGGGGGAATGGCGCTATTTTGCCAGCATCCAACAATTTGCAGACACAGGCAACACGCCGCAAACTACAGCAGGTGTGGCTTTTAACGACCTGGAATTTCGGGAACAAAGTCCAAACCAAACCCCGGTTTCTCTTTTCCTCCGCAGCAAAATGTGGCTCGAAACCCACCTGAGCTTTTTGGTGTGGTGCTGGGCATTGGGCATCGCTGTGTTTAGTTTGCGCCTGGTGTGGAATTACCTGGCCTTGGCGCGTTTGCGGCGCAACAGCATGCCCCTGCAGGATGTGGAGTTGGATCAATTGTTGCAAAAAGTAGCCACGGCCATTGGCTTGCGGCGGCCAGTGAGCTTACGTTTGTCCACTCAGGTTCAATCGCCCCTCACTTTTGGCTTCTTTGTGCCGATTGTCCTATTGCCCCTTGCCCTGGTAGCCCAAACGCCACCTGCGTTGCTGGAGGCACTGCTGCGCCACGAGTTGATCCACATTCGGCGGGCTGATTTTTTGATCAACCTGGGTTTGGCCTTTCTACAGATTTTGTTTTTCTACCACCCTTTGATTTGGGTCATCACCCGCCGCGTGCAGGAGTTGCGCGAAGAGGCTTGTGATGCTGAAGTGTTGGCTTCCGGTTGCAACAACCTCCTGTACGCCGAAGCCCTTTTGCAGCTCCAAAAATTAAATCACCACCAAAATATTCCGCTGGTTATGCAAGCTCAAAATCAATCTTCCCATTTTGCCATGCGGTTGCGGCAGATCATGCTGCGCCCTAACCCGGTGAATAACCGGAAGTACTCTCTTGCCTTAAGTGGATCCATTTTATTACTCATGCTGCTGCTTGTAGTCGCATTGGGGGCATTTACGACGCCCATCCGGGCCAAAAAAATAGAACCAAGACCGATTTTGAACCCCACCAAAGAAGCACCAAAAAAAGCCACCCGAGCGGAAATGACAAATACCAATGAAGTCAATAGCCCTATTTTAGCCATCGAAAACCAAGCCGAAGAGACAACAAGTAGCGAAGCATCATCCGCTCTAATCGAACCCATTTCCGTTGATTCCATCCCTACTGTCAATGGTGGCGATGCGGTATTAAGTGTCGCTGCTGAGCGCATGAATGTGTTGTACATGGGCATCGACAATCCGATTAGTGTGGCATTGTCTGGTATTTCTTCAGATAAAGTAAGGGTGAGTAGTAATGATGTTATCTTAAGAGCGGTTGGCAAAGGAAAATACATTGCTAAAGCTGAGCAACTGGGTAGGGCTTCAATTATCGTTGAGGCACCCAACTTTCGTCAGACTGTAGAATTTAGAGTAAAACCAATTCCGGATCCAGTAGCTTTTTTGGATAACCCTAGAATTGTTAACAACGGAGAAATCAGCGTTTCTACGTACCGAACTTTTAAAAGCCTCAATACAACTTTATTGGAATTTGAACTAAATGCCCAATGTGAAATAACCGAATTCAAATTTATTTGTCAAAAGGCGAATGGCAGTAACAATGATTTGATTGTTATTCTAAACCAAGGAACAATGTTTAACCGCAGAATTCTTGACATCGTTGAAAATGTAAATAAAGGCGATCAGATCATTTTTGCAAATATTATGGTTAAATGCCCCGGTGATGATAAAGCGCGCCCAATAGCTGGCGTAACCAATAAAATAGTTGAAGACAAACGTTGA
- the pafA gene encoding alkaline phosphatase PafA, with translation MRSYLFFLTLMINSFYAEAQTPADRPKLVVGIVVDQMRYDYLYRYWDKYSSGGFKRMINEGYNCRNTHYPYAFTETGPGHATIYTGTTPSVHGIVSNAWFDKRQDRVVYCAEDKTVTAVGAASHDGLLMSPRNMMVTTLGDEMKLATNHRSKVIGVAIKDRSSIFPAGYFSNGSYWMDSKTGNFVTSTFYTKTLPTWVQQFNERKLTQEYVKKPWTTLLPIEQYTESDGDDSPYEGKYSHEQKPVFPHTAQELRNLPYSPWGNAYTLDMAKAALLNEQLGKDQFTDLLAVSFSSPDYVGHLFGTSSIEAEDIYLRLDLELANFLNFLDEQVGRGEYLVFLSADHGAPYNLNYMTDRRYQKAVAMGPPIQDSLNRHLASIFGVQRLVPVYTDQELFFDEELILKKKLKKPEVERATVEFLVMRPEISCAYVPLNADVSTCNGFRRDLMLNNYFAKRSGDIMFSLEPGFLNADYPKGVTHGVAYEYDTHVPLLFYGWKIQPGSSNEPVFVNDIAPTVADWLSINAPNGASGKPVSAIKVKN, from the coding sequence ATGAGAAGCTATCTGTTTTTTTTAACGCTGATGATCAATTCTTTTTATGCGGAAGCACAAACTCCAGCCGATCGGCCTAAACTGGTTGTTGGAATTGTAGTCGATCAAATGCGTTACGACTATCTCTATCGCTATTGGGACAAGTACTCCAGTGGCGGGTTCAAACGCATGATCAATGAGGGCTACAACTGCCGCAATACCCATTACCCTTATGCCTTCACCGAAACCGGGCCGGGGCATGCCACCATTTATACCGGAACCACCCCTTCCGTACACGGTATCGTGTCCAATGCCTGGTTCGATAAGCGCCAGGATCGGGTGGTTTACTGCGCAGAAGATAAAACCGTCACGGCGGTGGGCGCAGCTTCACACGATGGCCTGTTGATGTCGCCCCGCAACATGATGGTGACGACACTGGGGGATGAAATGAAACTGGCCACCAATCACCGTTCCAAAGTCATTGGCGTGGCCATAAAAGACCGTTCATCCATTTTCCCTGCCGGGTATTTTTCCAATGGTTCCTATTGGATGGACTCCAAGACGGGTAACTTTGTGACCTCTACGTTTTATACCAAAACTTTACCCACCTGGGTGCAGCAATTCAACGAGCGTAAATTGACTCAGGAGTACGTCAAAAAGCCCTGGACGACTTTGTTGCCCATTGAGCAATACACCGAGAGCGATGGAGACGATAGTCCTTATGAGGGAAAATACAGCCATGAGCAAAAACCGGTTTTTCCACACACTGCCCAGGAACTCCGCAATCTGCCTTATTCCCCCTGGGGCAATGCTTACACCTTGGACATGGCCAAAGCGGCACTGCTGAATGAGCAATTGGGCAAAGACCAATTCACCGATTTACTTGCGGTCAGTTTTTCCTCTCCAGATTACGTTGGCCACCTTTTTGGCACCAGCTCCATTGAAGCAGAAGACATTTATTTGCGCTTGGATTTAGAGTTGGCTAATTTTTTAAATTTTCTGGATGAGCAAGTGGGCAGAGGAGAATACCTGGTCTTCCTGAGCGCGGATCATGGTGCTCCTTACAACTTAAACTACATGACGGATCGCCGCTACCAAAAAGCAGTAGCCATGGGGCCGCCCATTCAGGATTCATTGAACCGGCATTTGGCCAGTATTTTTGGGGTGCAAAGATTGGTTCCTGTTTACACGGATCAGGAATTGTTTTTTGATGAAGAGTTGATCCTCAAGAAGAAATTAAAGAAGCCAGAAGTTGAACGGGCTACCGTGGAGTTCTTGGTCATGCGCCCTGAAATCTCCTGTGCCTATGTTCCGCTGAATGCGGATGTGAGCACTTGCAATGGCTTTCGCCGCGATTTGATGCTGAACAATTATTTTGCAAAACGTTCAGGAGACATCATGTTCAGTTTGGAGCCCGGCTTCCTCAATGCGGATTATCCCAAAGGGGTTACCCACGGCGTAGCCTATGAATACGATACCCACGTTCCCTTGCTATTTTATGGTTGGAAAATACAGCCAGGCAGCAGCAACGAACCCGTTTTTGTCAACGATATTGCGCCCACAGTGGCCGATTGGTTGAGCATCAATGCTCCGAATGGAGCTTCGGGAAAGCCGGTTTCTGCGATTAAAGTGAAAAACTAA